Proteins encoded together in one Chitinophaga varians window:
- a CDS encoding ABC transporter ATP-binding protein, whose protein sequence is MIELKDITKGFGDKEILKGVSAVMESGKVNLIIGASGSGKTVMMKCIVGLMTVDTGTILYDNQDFTAMDHHAKKEVRQQIGMLFQGSALFDSMTVEQNVMFPLEMFSKDSLKERKKRVEECLERVQLKDAAKKFPAEISGGMKKRVGIARAIVLNPKYLFCDEPNSGLDPQTSLLIDQLIKELTQEYNITTVINTHDMNTVMESGDHIVYMYQGQKQWEGSNKEIVFSKDQKLNDFIFASEFLREAKEMRQLDMFKDNKWKDQLAEQLKRDSKK, encoded by the coding sequence ATGATTGAACTGAAAGATATAACCAAGGGCTTTGGAGATAAGGAGATACTGAAAGGCGTTTCGGCCGTTATGGAGTCTGGTAAGGTAAACCTGATTATTGGCGCCAGCGGTAGCGGTAAAACCGTCATGATGAAATGTATCGTGGGCCTGATGACCGTCGATACCGGTACTATCCTGTATGATAACCAGGACTTCACCGCCATGGACCACCACGCCAAGAAGGAAGTCCGCCAGCAGATCGGGATGCTGTTCCAGGGCTCGGCGCTGTTTGACAGTATGACGGTGGAACAAAATGTGATGTTCCCGCTGGAAATGTTCAGCAAAGACTCCTTAAAAGAGCGGAAAAAGCGGGTGGAAGAGTGTCTGGAGAGAGTGCAGCTGAAAGACGCCGCCAAAAAATTCCCCGCCGAAATCAGCGGTGGTATGAAAAAGAGGGTGGGAATTGCCCGTGCCATCGTATTAAATCCCAAATACCTGTTCTGCGACGAGCCTAACTCCGGCCTTGATCCACAGACCTCCCTGCTGATAGACCAGCTGATCAAGGAACTGACCCAGGAATATAATATCACCACCGTTATCAACACCCACGATATGAACACCGTAATGGAAAGCGGTGACCATATTGTATATATGTACCAGGGGCAGAAGCAGTGGGAAGGCAGCAATAAGGAGATCGTGTTCAGTAAGGACCAGAAGCTCAATGACTTCATTTTTGCCTCCGAATTCCTCCGGGAAGCCAAAGAAATGCGCCAGCTGGACATGTTCAAGGACAATAAGTGGAAAGATCAGCTGGCTGAACAGCTGAAACGCGACAGCAAAAAGTAA
- the sucD gene encoding succinate--CoA ligase subunit alpha has protein sequence MSVLVNKDSKVIVQGFTGTEGTFHATQMIEYGTQVVGGVTPGKGGTTHLERPVFNTVADAVKATGANVSIIFVPPAFAADAIMEATEAGIALVVCITEGIPVQDMIKAKNFLQGSNTRLIGPNCPGVITAEEAKVGIMPGFIFKKGRIGIVSKSGTLTYEAADQVVKAGLGVSTAIGIGGDPIIGTPTKDAVELLMNDPETDGIIMIGEIGGSMEAEAARWIKEYGTKPVVGFIAGQTAPPGRRMGHAGAIIGGAEDTAAAKMKIMAECGVTVVESPANIGKTMAEVLSKKPALA, from the coding sequence ATGAGTGTTTTAGTTAATAAGGATAGCAAAGTGATTGTGCAGGGATTTACCGGTACAGAAGGTACTTTCCATGCTACACAGATGATCGAGTACGGTACCCAGGTTGTAGGCGGCGTTACGCCCGGTAAAGGCGGTACAACCCACCTGGAGCGCCCGGTGTTCAACACCGTGGCCGACGCGGTAAAAGCTACCGGTGCCAATGTATCTATCATTTTTGTACCTCCGGCATTTGCTGCAGACGCAATCATGGAAGCTACCGAAGCTGGTATTGCCCTGGTAGTATGTATCACGGAAGGTATCCCTGTTCAGGACATGATCAAGGCCAAAAACTTCCTGCAAGGTTCCAATACCCGCCTCATCGGGCCTAACTGCCCGGGTGTAATCACCGCGGAAGAAGCTAAAGTCGGTATCATGCCGGGCTTTATCTTCAAAAAAGGCAGAATCGGTATCGTATCCAAATCCGGTACCCTGACTTACGAAGCTGCTGACCAGGTAGTTAAAGCCGGTCTGGGCGTTTCTACCGCTATCGGCATCGGTGGCGACCCGATCATCGGCACCCCCACCAAAGACGCAGTGGAACTGCTGATGAACGACCCTGAAACTGACGGTATCATCATGATCGGTGAAATCGGTGGTAGCATGGAAGCAGAAGCAGCCCGCTGGATCAAAGAATACGGCACTAAACCTGTTGTAGGCTTCATCGCCGGCCAGACAGCGCCTCCGGGCCGCCGTATGGGCCACGCCGGTGCTATCATCGGTGGTGCGGAAGATACTGCTGCCGCTAAAATGAAAATCATGGCTGAATGCGGTGTTACCGTAGTGGAAAGCCCTGCTAACATCGGTAAAACGATGGCTGAAGTACTGAGCAAAAAACCAGCACTGGCCTAA
- a CDS encoding MlaE family ABC transporter permease, whose protein sequence is MEFRFFYHFGNFLLMLKGMFSRPENMKLYWKQFMQQCVDIGVGSFGIVFIISLFMGGVTTLQTAYQLVSPIIPKSTIAQVVRDTIILEFAPTLTSIVLAGVIGSKIASELGNMRISEQIDALEIMGINTKGYLILPKILAATLMIPVLVAIAGFLGIWGGKEAGVLSGALSGEQFMMGLRQEFKAYNVFFAMAKSYTFGFIIASVSAYYGYNVQGGALEIGKASTTAVVVSCVLILFMDYALTAILL, encoded by the coding sequence ATGGAATTCAGATTCTTTTATCATTTTGGAAATTTTCTGCTGATGCTGAAAGGCATGTTTTCCCGTCCGGAAAACATGAAGTTATACTGGAAACAGTTCATGCAGCAGTGCGTAGATATTGGCGTAGGGTCGTTCGGGATAGTATTTATTATCTCCCTTTTCATGGGAGGGGTTACCACCCTGCAAACTGCTTACCAGCTGGTAAGCCCTATTATTCCCAAAAGCACGATCGCACAGGTCGTGCGCGACACCATCATCCTTGAATTTGCGCCTACCCTTACCAGTATTGTACTGGCCGGGGTGATTGGCTCTAAAATAGCCTCTGAGCTGGGCAATATGCGTATTTCTGAACAGATAGACGCATTGGAGATCATGGGCATCAATACCAAAGGTTACCTGATCCTGCCTAAAATCCTGGCCGCTACGCTGATGATCCCGGTCCTGGTGGCCATTGCCGGCTTCCTGGGTATCTGGGGCGGTAAAGAGGCGGGCGTGCTGTCCGGTGCGCTCTCCGGGGAACAGTTCATGATGGGGCTGCGGCAGGAGTTTAAGGCTTATAACGTATTTTTCGCCATGGCCAAATCCTACACGTTCGGGTTTATTATCGCCAGCGTGTCGGCCTACTATGGCTACAACGTGCAGGGCGGCGCCCTGGAGATCGGTAAGGCCAGCACCACTGCGGTGGTGGTGAGCTGCGTACTGATATTATTTATGGACTACGCGTTAACGGCTATATTACTGTAA